Genomic window (Streptomyces yatensis):
TCATCCGGTGCCGACCGCGCTCATTTGATCATCCGACTGTGTGGGCCATCTGTCCAGTGGGCGCTTTGGTGACCATCACCACTCGACATGAACCGGTAACTTACGGTGGCGTAGGTAGCATGAGCGCCATGACTGCCGCCGCGCCCGATGCCGCCGTTGAGAATCCCCCAGGGCCCCCAACGGCCCCGCCGCTCCCCCTGAAGCCGATGCTCCGCGGCTGGCTGCACGCCGGCATGTTTCCCGCGGTCCTGGTCTCCGGGGTGGTGCTGACGGCCCTCGCCGACAGTCCGCGCGGGCGGCTGGCCTGCGCCATCTTCACGCTCACCGCATGTGCGCTGTTCGGCACCAGCGCCCTTTACCACCGCGGCAATTGGGGACCGCGCACCGCCGCGGTGCTGCGGCGGCTGGACCACGCCAATATCTTCCTGATCATCGCGGGCACCTATACGCCCTTCACGATGCTGCTCCTGCCACACGGCAAGAAGCAGTTGCTGCTGTGGCTGGTGTGGGCCGGGGCGCTCGCCGGCATCGCCTTCCGGGTCTTCTGGGTCGGCGCCCCGCGCTGGCTGTACACCCCGTGCTACATCGCGCTGGGCTGGGCGGCCGTCTTCTTCCTGCCCGACTTCCTGCGCACCGGCGGCGCCGCCGTCATGACGCTGATCATCGTCGGCGGGCTGCTCTACAGCGTGGGCGCGGTGATCTACGGCACCAAGCGCCCCAACCCCTCGCCCCGCTGGTTCGGCTTCCACGAGGTGTTCCACAGCTTCACGCTGGCCGCCTTCGTCGTGCACTACGTCGGCATCTCCTTGGTGGCGTATCAGCACGCCTGAGATGCCCAAGGCCACCACCACGTCGCAGCCCTCGCGCCCCTCGCAGCCATCACAGTCGGCTGAGCCTGCTGAGCCGTCGCAGCCGTCTGAGCCGTCACAGCCGGAGCGCAGGCCAGGGCCGGGGCTGCGCGAACGGAAGAAGACCAAGACCCGGCAGGCGATCCGGCGCGCCGCCCTGCGGCTCTTCACGGAGCAGGGCTACGACGCCACTCCGGTGGACCGGATCGCGGCGGCCGCCGACGTCTCGACCAGCACCGTCTTCCGCTACTTCCCGGCCAAGGAGGACATCGTCCTCACCGATGAGTACGACGCGCTCATGGCGGAGGCGATCCGCGAGCGCCCGCGGGACGAATCCCCGGCCGTCTCCCTGCGCCATGCCGTCGTGGGACTGCTGGGGCCCGCGGCGGGTGCGGAGCGCGAGGAACTGCTGGCCCGGCTCGCCCTCGTACGGCAGGTCCCGGCGCTGCGCGCTCGGATGAGCGGCGGCCTGGCCGACAGCGGAACGCTGCTGGGCGAGGCGCTGGCCGAGCGCAGCGGCCGGGCCCCGGACGACTTCGAGGTGCGGGTCGCGGTGGGCGCCGTCCTCGGCGCCCTGCGCGAAGCCGTCTTCCACTGCCTGGACCACCACCGCCCGCCGGCAACCACGGCGAGCACCGCGAAGGCCACCGCCACCCGCGCCGACGCCATGGCGACGGCCATCGACCGGGCCCTGGACCTCCTCTCCCGAGGCATCCCGCTCTGACCGCGCATGACCGCGAAGCGGAGGCGGGTGTGCCCTGCCAGACGCTTCCGCGTGGGCCGCTGGGGCTGACAGCGAGCCGACCCCGGGAGGCCCCGGGAGCCAGCCGGAGGGTGGCCCGGGACGCCAACCAGAGCTGAGCGCTCCGCGGGAAGGGCCACGAGGCGCGGTCGTTCATCCGCGGCTGTGTCGTGGCCGGTCGCGCAGTTCCCCGCGCCCCTTCGGGGCGCACCCGAACCGCACCGGACTTCATCGAGGCCGCTTGGCCCGAGGCTGACCCCGGCGCCGACGGGGACTGGCCCAGGACCCAACCGGGGATGGCCGAGGCCGGCCGGGGATGGCCGAGGCTGGCCGGGGATGGCAAAAGCCGGCCCGACCCCAGCCGCAGGCGGACCCGCGGCTCAGCCAGGGCCCGGCCCGGGGCGGCCGAAGCCGACCCGGGACCTGCTCCGGCTCCCCGTCGGGCCCGCCCTCCGGCTCAGCCCCCCAGCTTCGCCGTCAGGGCCTCGACGTCGGCCGTGGGTGCGTCGCAGGTGAAGCCGCGACAGACGTACGCCGCCGGGCGCCCCTCCAGCAGGGGGCGGTCCCGCAGCAGCGGGACCTCCCCGGAGCCGGGCTCGCCGACCGCGACGACCGCCCCGGGAGCGGTGGCCAGGAGCGCGGCGCGGTGCAGGGCGCGGGTCGCCGGGTCGTCGCCGGGGCCGACCACGGCCACCTCGCGCGGACCGTCGAGCCGGGCCTCGGCCACCGCCAGGCCCCAGCCGATGAAGCGGGGCACCCGGGGGCCGAGGGCCCGCACCACCGCGAGGGCGCGCTCGGCGGCCTCGCGGTGGCGGGAGCTGCCGGTGATGGCGGCGTAGGACAGCAGGGCCCCGGCGGCGGCCGTCCAGCCGGACGGCGCCGCGTTGTCCGTCGGGTCCTGGGGGCGGCGGATGAGCGCCTCGGCGTCATCGGCGGTGTCGAACAGCGTGCCGTCCTCGGCGGTGAACCGGGTCAGCACGGTGTCCAGGAGCAGCCCGGCGAAGTCCACCCACGCCCCCTCGCCGGTCACGGCGGACAGGGCGAGGAAGCCCTCGGCCACATCCGCGTAGTCCTCGAGCACGCCCGCGTGGGTGCCGGCGGTGCCGTCGAGCGAGGTGCGGGCCAGCCGCCCGCGCTGGTCCATGTGGAGGCGCATCAGCAGGTCGGCGGCCTCGGTCGCGGCGTCCACCAGGTCGGGGCGGTCGAAATAGGCACCGGTCTCGGCGAGAGCCGCGACGGCCAGCCCGTTCCACGCGGCCACGATCTTGTCGTCGCGGCCGGGGCGGGCCCGCCGCTCCCGGGCGGCCAGCAGCCGCTCCCGTACGGAGGTGACCCGGCCCGCGTCCGCCGGCCGCTCCCCGTCGGGCAGCTGCAGCACGGAGGCTCCCTGCTCGAAGGTGCCCTCCTGGGTCACGCCGAAATACCCGGCGGCGAACTCCGCGTCGGCCTCCCCCAGCACCTCGCGCAGTTGCGCGGGCGTCCACACGTAGTACGCGCCCTCGACATGCCTGCCGGTGCCGTCGTCACTGTCGGCGTCCAGCGCGGAGGCGAAGCCGCCCTGCGCGGTGCGCAGCTCGCGGACCATGAAGTCCGCCGTCTCCAGGGCGACACGGCGCGCGAGGTCCGAGCCGGTGGCGCGCCACAGATGGGCGTAGACCCGGCACAGCAGCGCGTTGTCATACAGCATCTTCTCGAAGTGCGGCACGGTCCAGCCGGCATCGACGGAATAGCGGGCGAAACCGCCGCCGAGCTGGTCATAGATACCGCCGCGGGCCATCGCCTCGCAGGTGGCCGACACCATCTGCAGCGCGCCCTCGGAGCCGGTGCGGGCGTGGTGGCGGAGCAGGAACTCCAGCGCCATGGACGGCGGGAACTTCGGCGCACCGCCGAAGCCGCCGCGCGTGGCGTCGAATTCTCGGGTCAGCCCCATGAGCGCGGCGTGCAGATCCTCCTCGCCGGGCGGTGCGGGCGCATCCGCGCCCAGGGCGATCCCGGTGCGCTGGGCCAGGTCCTCCACGATCCGCCCGGCGACATCGACCACCTCCTCGCGGCGGTCCGCCCAGGCGGCGCTCACCCCCTCCAGCACCTGCCGGAAGGACGGCATGCCGGGCCGGGGCCGGGGCGGGAAGTAGGTGCCGAAGTAGAACGGCTGGGCCTCGGGGGTCAGAAAGACCGTCATGGGCCAGCCGCCCTGACCGGTCGCGGCCTGCACCGCCTCCATGTACACCGCGTCGACGTCCGGCCGCTCCTCGCGGTCGACCTTCACGGAGACGAAGTGGGCGTTGAGGTACTCGGCGGTCTCCTTGTCCTCGAACGACTCATGGGCCATGACGTGGCACCAGTGGCAGCTCGAATAGCCGACGCTCAGCAGCACGGGCACCCCGCGGCGACGCGCATCCTCGAACGCCTCGTCCGACCACGGCCACCATTCGACCGGGTTCTCGGCGTGCTGCAGCAGATAGGGGGACGTTTCGTGCGCCAGACGGTTCGGCATGGGTCCATCCTCCCCCACCCGGCGAGGCAGACCGAAGTTATCCACAGCACGTGACCAACAGGCCGCCGTATGCACGGTGGACCGGAGCGGACCCGTCCGGTCCGCCCCGCGTGGGGATGCGGACGGCGGCAAGTCTATGAGCGCGTCCGGGGGGCCGGGAGTGCGGAGTGGTCGCATACGGCCCGGCGGCGCCACGATGGTTATGTGGGGTTTTGATCCCCGTGTGCGGCGTTCGCGCTGGTGCGGAGCCGGGCGTCAGGACTGCACGGATCAGTCCTTACAACGGCCGCTCGAGAAGGATGGAAAGCCATGAGCACGGAGAAGGGAACGCGCGGCTCCGCAGGGGTCGCCGTGCTGCGTGACCCGATCCGCAATCGCGGGACCGCGTTCACGGAGGAGGAGCGCACGCGGTTCGGGCTGACCGGTCTGGTGCCACCGGGGGTGCTGTCGGAAGAGCAGCAGGCGGTGCGCGCGTACGAGCAGTTCATGGCACAGCCGACTCCGCTGGCCCAGAACACGTTCCTGGAATCGCTACGGGACCGCAACGAGACGCTGTACTACAAACTGCTCGTCGATCACCTGCCCGAGATGCTGCCGATCGTGTACGACCCGGTCGTCGGGCAGGCCATCGAGCAGTACAGCCATGAGTACCAGCGGCCACGCGGCGTGTACCTGTCGGTGGACGACCCCGACTCCGTGGAGGCCGCGTTCGCGAACCTGGGGCTCGGCGCCGACGACGTCGACCTGCTGGTGGCCACCGACGCCGAGGAGATCCTCGGCATCGGCGACTGGGGCAGCAACGGCATGGGAATCTCGCAGGGCAAGCTCGCCGTCTACACGGCGGCCGCGGGCATCGACCCGGCCCGGGTCATCCCGGTCATGCTCGACGTCGGCACCAACAACGAGGCCCTGCTCAACGACCCCATGTACGTCGGGCTGCGGCACTCCCGCGACCGCGCCGAGGCGTACGACCGGCTCATCGACGCCTACGTCACGGCCGCCTCGCGGCGCTTCCCGAAGGCGCTGCTGCACTTCGAGGACTTCGGCCCGTCCAACGCCCGCCGGATCCTGCTGGAGTACGCGGACAAGGCCTGCGTCTTCAACGACGACATGCAGGGCACCGGCGCGATCACCCTGGCCGCCGTCCTGGCCGGCGTACGGGCGGCCGGCACACCGCTGGCCGAGCAGCGGGTGGTCGTCTTCGGCGCCGGCACCGCCGGAGTGGGCATCGCCGACCAGATCCGCGACGCGATGGTCCGCGCCGGCGCCCGGCAGGAGACGGCGTCCCAGCAGATCTGGCTGGTCGACCGGCAGGGCCTGCTGCTGGACGACATGAGCGACCTGCGCGACTTCCAGACCCCGTTCGCGCGGTCGGCGGGCGAGGCCACAAGCTACGAACGGGACGGCGAAGGCCGGATCTCCCTCGCCACCACGGTGGCCGAGGTGCACCCGACCATCTTGATCGGCACCTCGACGGCTGGTGACACCTTCACCGAGCCGATCATCCGAACCATGGCCGCGCATGTCGACCGGCCCCTGATCTTCCCGCTCTCGAACCCGACCGAGAAGATCGAGGCCCACCCGGCCGACCTCATCCACTGGACCGAGGGGCGGGCGCTGATCGGCACCGGCACCCCGTGGGATCCGGTGTCGTACCAGGGCGTCGACTACAAGATCGGGCAGGCCAACAACGCCCTGGTCTACCCCGGCCTCGGCCTGGGCACCGTGGTCTCCCGCGCGAAGCACGTCACCCCCGGCATGATCCGCGCCGCCGCCGAGGCGGTCGCCGGCCTGGTCGACACCACCGTCCCCGGAGCCTCGCTGCTCCCCGGGGTGGCCGACCTCCGCGCCTCCTCCGCCACCGTCGCGGTCGCCGTCGTACGCCAGGCACTCGAGGAGGGCGTCGCCCGGGCCAGGATCGATGACGTCGTACAGGCCGTGCAGCAGGCGATGTGGCAGCCCGAATACCCCGCCTCCTCCGAGGCAGGCCGTGGGACGACGACCGCCGCGGACAGAGCCACGACCGCCGGCACCCGCGTCGAGAGCGATTCGATGGGCCAGATCGAGGTGCCCGCCGATCACTACTGGGGCGCGCAGACCCAGCGTTCCCTGATCCACTTCTCCATCGGTGACGACCACATGCCCAAGGCCGTCTACCACGCCTACGGCTATGTCAAGAAGGCCGCCGCGATGGTCAACCGGCGCGCGGGCCGCCTGGACGAGCGGCGCGCCGACGCGATCATCCGGGCCGCCGACGAGGTCATCGCCGGTGACCTGGACGCGGAGTTCCCGCTGTACGTGTGGCAGACCGGCTCGGGCACCCAGTCGAACATGAACGTCAACGAGGTGATCGGCAACCGGGCCGGCGAGCTGCTCGGCGGCACCCTCGGCTCCAAGGCCCCCGTGCATCCCAACGACCATGTCAACATGGGCCAGTCGTCCAACGACACCTTCCCCACCGCGATGCACATCGCCACCGTGCTGGAGGTCACCGGGCATCTGCTGCCCCGGGTCGACCGGCTCACCCAGGCGATCCGCACCAAGGCCGACGCCTGGGTGGACGTCGTCAAGATCGGCCGCACCCATCTGCAGGACGCCACCCCGCTCACCGTCGGCCAGGAGTGGTCCGGCTGGGCCGCACAGCTGGACGACGCACGCACCAGGCTGGCCGACAGCCTCCATGCCGTCAGCCGGCTCGCCGCCGGCGGCACCGCCGTGGGCACGGGGCTGAACGCTCCCGAAGGGTTCGACGAGGAGATCGCCGCGCAGCTCGCCGAGCTCGTCGGCCATCCCTTCGTCACCGCGCCCAACAAGTTCGCGGCCCAGGGCTCGCTGGACGCGATGGTCGCGGTCAGTGCCGGGCTGCGCGGTCTGGCCGTCGCGCTGATGAAGATCGCCAACGATATGCGCTGGCTGGCCTCCGGACCCCGCGCCGGG
Coding sequences:
- the trhA gene encoding PAQR family membrane homeostasis protein TrhA; this translates as MSAMTAAAPDAAVENPPGPPTAPPLPLKPMLRGWLHAGMFPAVLVSGVVLTALADSPRGRLACAIFTLTACALFGTSALYHRGNWGPRTAAVLRRLDHANIFLIIAGTYTPFTMLLLPHGKKQLLLWLVWAGALAGIAFRVFWVGAPRWLYTPCYIALGWAAVFFLPDFLRTGGAAVMTLIIVGGLLYSVGAVIYGTKRPNPSPRWFGFHEVFHSFTLAAFVVHYVGISLVAYQHA
- a CDS encoding TetR/AcrR family transcriptional regulator, whose amino-acid sequence is MPKATTTSQPSRPSQPSQSAEPAEPSQPSEPSQPERRPGPGLRERKKTKTRQAIRRAALRLFTEQGYDATPVDRIAAAADVSTSTVFRYFPAKEDIVLTDEYDALMAEAIRERPRDESPAVSLRHAVVGLLGPAAGAEREELLARLALVRQVPALRARMSGGLADSGTLLGEALAERSGRAPDDFEVRVAVGAVLGALREAVFHCLDHHRPPATTASTAKATATRADAMATAIDRALDLLSRGIPL
- a CDS encoding thioredoxin domain-containing protein, with protein sequence MPNRLAHETSPYLLQHAENPVEWWPWSDEAFEDARRRGVPVLLSVGYSSCHWCHVMAHESFEDKETAEYLNAHFVSVKVDREERPDVDAVYMEAVQAATGQGGWPMTVFLTPEAQPFYFGTYFPPRPRPGMPSFRQVLEGVSAAWADRREEVVDVAGRIVEDLAQRTGIALGADAPAPPGEEDLHAALMGLTREFDATRGGFGGAPKFPPSMALEFLLRHHARTGSEGALQMVSATCEAMARGGIYDQLGGGFARYSVDAGWTVPHFEKMLYDNALLCRVYAHLWRATGSDLARRVALETADFMVRELRTAQGGFASALDADSDDGTGRHVEGAYYVWTPAQLREVLGEADAEFAAGYFGVTQEGTFEQGASVLQLPDGERPADAGRVTSVRERLLAARERRARPGRDDKIVAAWNGLAVAALAETGAYFDRPDLVDAATEAADLLMRLHMDQRGRLARTSLDGTAGTHAGVLEDYADVAEGFLALSAVTGEGAWVDFAGLLLDTVLTRFTAEDGTLFDTADDAEALIRRPQDPTDNAAPSGWTAAAGALLSYAAITGSSRHREAAERALAVVRALGPRVPRFIGWGLAVAEARLDGPREVAVVGPGDDPATRALHRAALLATAPGAVVAVGEPGSGEVPLLRDRPLLEGRPAAYVCRGFTCDAPTADVEALTAKLGG
- the fumC gene encoding class II fumarate hydratase, whose product is MSTEKGTRGSAGVAVLRDPIRNRGTAFTEEERTRFGLTGLVPPGVLSEEQQAVRAYEQFMAQPTPLAQNTFLESLRDRNETLYYKLLVDHLPEMLPIVYDPVVGQAIEQYSHEYQRPRGVYLSVDDPDSVEAAFANLGLGADDVDLLVATDAEEILGIGDWGSNGMGISQGKLAVYTAAAGIDPARVIPVMLDVGTNNEALLNDPMYVGLRHSRDRAEAYDRLIDAYVTAASRRFPKALLHFEDFGPSNARRILLEYADKACVFNDDMQGTGAITLAAVLAGVRAAGTPLAEQRVVVFGAGTAGVGIADQIRDAMVRAGARQETASQQIWLVDRQGLLLDDMSDLRDFQTPFARSAGEATSYERDGEGRISLATTVAEVHPTILIGTSTAGDTFTEPIIRTMAAHVDRPLIFPLSNPTEKIEAHPADLIHWTEGRALIGTGTPWDPVSYQGVDYKIGQANNALVYPGLGLGTVVSRAKHVTPGMIRAAAEAVAGLVDTTVPGASLLPGVADLRASSATVAVAVVRQALEEGVARARIDDVVQAVQQAMWQPEYPASSEAGRGTTTAADRATTAGTRVESDSMGQIEVPADHYWGAQTQRSLIHFSIGDDHMPKAVYHAYGYVKKAAAMVNRRAGRLDERRADAIIRAADEVIAGDLDAEFPLYVWQTGSGTQSNMNVNEVIGNRAGELLGGTLGSKAPVHPNDHVNMGQSSNDTFPTAMHIATVLEVTGHLLPRVDRLTQAIRTKADAWVDVVKIGRTHLQDATPLTVGQEWSGWAAQLDDARTRLADSLHAVSRLAAGGTAVGTGLNAPEGFDEEIAAQLAELVGHPFVTAPNKFAAQGSLDAMVAVSAGLRGLAVALMKIANDMRWLASGPRAGLHELKLPANEPGSSIMPGKVNPTQQEAMVMVCLQVLGEDALIASAGAQGNFELNAMRPIVINNVLHSARILGDACEKLRRYSVEGTELDRPTIDEYVDRSLMLVTALSPTIGYDKASAIAHKADDEGTTLREAALASGVSAADFDRLADPTTMVGRPRSDLGLDRSDDDRT